Sequence from the Guyparkeria hydrothermalis genome:
GTCGATGCGCGAGAGAACGTCGGATGCCTCGAGCAGCAGGAGCACCGTGCAGAGGGTGTCGTCCCGCGAGGTGCTCTGCAGGTGGTGATCGATGCGCGAGAACAGATGATCGAGCCTCAGGCAGGCCCGGATCCGTTCGTTAAGCGGTTGCTCGAAGATTTTCAGAGGTGCGTTCCGATCCATTGGATGCCGGTGCTGGTCGAGAGTGAGTCGGCCGTCTTCGCCATTCTCTGCCTGCCCGCGGAATAACTCAACTCCCGCGGTGCGGCCGGGGCGAGGGCGGTCAGTCCGGCTCGTACCCCAGGATCGGCGCCAGCCATTTTTCGGCCTCCGCCCGGCTCCAGTCCTTGCGGCGGGCATAGTCATCGACCTGGTCCGGCCCGATCCGGCCGACGCCGAAGTAGCGCGCTTCCGGATGGGCCATGTACCAGCCCGACACGGCAGCGCCCGGATGCATGGCATACGAGTCGGTCAATTCGATTCCGACACGCTCGGGCGCCAGAAGTTCCCACAAAAGTCCCTTTTCGGTGTGATCCGGGCAGGCCGGGTAGCCGGGCGCCGGGCGGATGCCCTGGTATTTCTCGGCGATCAGTTCGTCGTTGGACAGATCCTCGTCGGCGGCGTAGCCCCAGAACTCCTTGCGTACTAGCTCGTGCAGGCGCTCGGCGAAGGCCTCGGCCAGCCGGTCGGCCAGCGATTGCAGCAGGATGGCCTTGTAATCGTCGTTCGCATCCTCGAACCGCTTGACGTGCGGCTCGATGCCCAGGCCGGTGGTCACGGCGAATCCGCCGATCCAGTCCTTTACCTTGCCGCCCGTCGGCGCGACGAAGTCGGCCAGGCACTGGTTGGGCTTGCCGCCAGAACGGGGCATCTGCTGGCGGATGTGGTGCAGGGTGGTCAGCACGCCCTGGCGCGACTCGTCGGTGAACACGCGGATGTCGTCGTCGACCGAGGCGGCCGGCCAGAAGCCGTAGACGGCATTGGCGGTGAGCCACTTCTCCTCGACAATCTGCTTGAGCATCGCCTGGGCGTCGTTGTAGAGCTTGGTCGCCTCGGTGCCGACCTTCTCGTCCTCGAGGATGGCCGGGAACTTGCCGAACAGCTGCCAGCTCTGGAAGAACGGCGTCCAGTCGACGCGCTCGACGATCTCCTCGAGCGGATAGTCCTCGAGCAGGTGTACGCCGGGCTGCTTTGGTGCGACCGGCGTGTAGTCCTCGAAATCGACTCGCTGGCGGTTGTCGCGTGCCTGCTGGATGGAAACACGCTTGGCTTCCTTCTGGTTGGCCTGGCGGCGGGCGACCACCTTGTCGTATTCGCCCTCGACCTCGTCGACGAACGCCTGCTTGTTCTTGCCCAGGAGCTTGCTGGCCACACCCACGGCGCGCGAGGCGTCGAGCACGTGGATCACCGGATGGTCGTAGGCCGGGTTGATCTTGATGGCCGTGTGCAGCTTGGAGGTGGTCGCCCCGCCGATCATCAGCGGGATGTCGAGGCCCTGGCGCTGCATTTCGCTGGCCACGTTGACCATTTCGTCGAGCGACGGGGTGATCAGCCCCGAGAGGCCGATGAGATCCGCGTTCTCCTCGCGGGCGGTGTCGAGGATCTTCTGCGTCGGCACCATCACGCCCAGGTCGATGATCTCGAAGCCGTTGCACTGGAGCACCACGCCGACGATGTTCTTGCCGATGTCGTGGACGTCGCCCTTGACCGTCGCCATGACGATCTTGCCGGCCGACTGGGCGTTGCAGGACTCCTCTTCCATGAACGGCAGGAGGTGGGCGACCGCCTTTTTCATCACGCGGGCGGACTTGACCACCTGCGGCAGGAACATCTTGCCGGCACCGAACAGGTCGCCGACGACGTTCATGCCGTCCATCAGCGGGCCCTCGATCACGTGCAGCGGCAGTTCGGCCTTCTGTCGCGCCTCCTCGGTGTCCTCGATGACGTACTCGTCGATGCCCTTGACCAGCGAGTGCTCGAGACGCTTCTCCACCGGCCACTCGCGCCAGGCGAGATCTGGCCCGCTCGACTTCTCGCCGCCGGAGTCGCGGAACTTGTCGGCGATCTCCAGCATGCGGTCGGTGGCGTCATCCCGCCGGTTTAGGACGATGTCCTCGACCGCCTCGCGCAGCTCGTCGGGGATCTCGTCGACCACGGCAAGCTGGCCAGCGTTGACGATGCCCATGTCCATGCCGGCGCGCCCGGCGTGGTAGAGGAAGACGCTGTGGATCGCCTCGCGCACCGGCTCGTTGCCGCGGAAGGAGAACGAGACGTTCGAGACACCGCCGGAGACCAGCGCGTGCGGCAGGTGCTCCTTGATCCAGCGGGTGCCCTCGATGAAGTCGACCGCGTAGTTGCTGTGCTCCTCGATGCCGGTGGCGATCGCGAAGATGTTCGGGTCGAAGATGATGTCCTCAGGCGGGAAGCCGATGCCGGTCAAGAGATCGTAGGCCCGCTGGGCGATCTCCTTGCGCCGCTCGAGGTTGTCGGCCTGGCCGTCTTCGTCGAAGCCCATTACCACGGCGGCCGCGCCGTAGCGTTGCACGATGCGCGCTTGCTCGAGGAACGACCCTTCGCCTTCCTTGAGCGAGATCGAGTTGACCACGGCCTTGCCCTGGACGCACTTGAGGCCCGCCTCGATCACCTCGAACTTCGAGGAGTCGATCATGATCGGCACCCGCGAGATGTCCGGCTCGGCGGCGACGAGATTCAGGAAACGCTGCATTGCCTCGACGCCGTCGATCAGGCCCTCGTCCATGTTGACGTCAATCATCTGCGCGCCGTTCTCGACCTGCTGGCGGGCAACGTCCAGTGCGGTGTCGTAGTCGCCTTCCTTGATCAGGCGACGGAAGCGGGCCGAGCCGGTGACGTTGGTGCGCTCGCCGATGTTCACGAACAGCGAGTCGGGGGTGATGTTGAACGGCTCGAGGCCCGACAGCCGGCAGGCAACCTCCGGCTCGACCGGCTTGCGCGGGGCGACGCCCTCGACGCGGCGGGCCATCTCAGCGGTGTGCGCCGGCGTGGTGCCGCAGCAGCCGCCGATGATATTCAGCAGACCCGCTTCGGCCCACTCGCCGATCGAGGCGGCCATCGGGTCGGCTTCCAGATCGTACTCGCCCAGCTCGTTGGGCAGGCCGGCATTGGGGTGGGCGGAGACGAAGTATTCGCTCACCCGCGAGAGTTCGGAGACGTACTGGCGCAAGAGGTCCGGGCCGAGCGCGCAGTTCAGGCCGATCGACAGTGGCCGGGCGTGGCGCAGGCTGTTGTAGAAGGCCTCGGTGGTCTGGCCCGAGAGGGTGCGTCCGGAGGCGTCGGTGATGGTGCCGGAGATCATCACCGGCCAGCGCTGGCCGCGGTCGGCGAACAGCTCCTCGAGCGCGAACACCGCCGCCTTGGCGTTGAGCGTGTCGAAGATGGTCTCGATCAGGAAGATGTCGACGCCGCCTTCGAGCAGCGCCTCGGCCGACTCGCGGTAGGCATCGACCAGTTCGTCGAAGCTGGTGTTTCGGTAGCCGGGGTCGTTGACGTCCGGTGAAATCGAGGCGGTGCGGTTGGTGGGGCCGAGGATGCCGGCGACGAAGCGCGGCTTGTCCGGGGTCTCGGCGGTCTTGGCGTCGGCGGCCTTGCGGGCGATCTGCGCGGCGACGACGTTGATCTCCCGCGACAGCTCCTCCATTTGGTAGTCGGCCATGGCGATGCGCGTGGCCGAGAAGGTGTTCGCCTCGATGATGTCTGCGCCGGCATCGAGGTATTGGCGGTGGATGTCCTCGATCACGTCCGGGCGGGTCAGCACCAGCAGGTCGTTGTTGCCCTTGAGGTCGACCGGCCACTCGGCGAAGCGCTCGCCGCGGAAGTCGTCTTCGGACAGCTGGGCGTTCTGGATCATGGTGCCCATCGCGCCGTCGAGCACGAGGATGCGCTGGCGCATCAGGTCACGGAGCTGGTCGAAAACGGGATGGTCTCGGTCGATCGAAGTCATGGGCGACGCGGCGTCCTGAATCGCCCGGCGAGCCACGCAGCGGACGTGGCGCCGGGACGATGGGTGAATGGTAGGGAAGCTCGGCACGAATGCCATGTCACTCTGGCCAGGCGAGCCGTTCGTGATCAAGGCGCGTTGTCGCCGGCGTGCCGGTGGCCACGGCAAGACGACGCAACACCGAGCACGGGCGGCTCGCCTGGCCCCGTTGGGCGTGTCTTGAGCCGGGCATCTGCTGCGTTGCCGTCCTTGGAAAGAGAATGACTCTTCCGCGGCGGACGGTCGCCTTGCATCCGCCCGGCTCAAGGCACGCAGAGCGGTATGGCATTCGTGCAGAGTTTCCCCTAAAAGCCCGGAAGTATAACGCAGGGAAGGCGCGCTCCGGGCGGAGGCGGCTCAGCGCCGGTGCTGTGAATGCGTGCGGCGCAGCCGCAGGCGTCGCTGCGCCTGCCGACGCCGCTTGTGGGCGGCGATATTGAGTCGCCAGAGCAGCCGGATGATGGCGAAGCCGGCGATCGAGCTGACGAACGCCATGGTCAGCAGGCCGATCCCGAGCGGCAACCAGATATGTGGCAGCTGCCCCATGGCGTAGCCGATGCTCATTTCGCCACCGGCAGGCGGCGGCAGGTGCCAGCCGGTCAGGGTTGCGCCGACCTTGTAGGCAAGCCACAGCAGTGGCGGAATGGTGATCGGGTTGGTCGCCCAGACCATGGCGACGGCCAGCGCAATATTGACCCGCATGAAGATCGCGCCGGTCGCCGCGATCAGCATCTGGCCGGGGAGGGGGATGAAGGCGAGAAACAGGCCGAGTGCCACGCCGCCGGAGACGGACCGGCGATTGAGATGCCAGAGGTTCGGGTCACCAAGGAACTGGGCGACCGGTCGGAGGAACGGCTGGTTCACGATCCGGTGGCGGTTCGGTGTCAGGCGACGAAAGAACTTTCGTGGCATGCAGGCCTCATCGAACGTCGACTCGGGAGAGCGAGTCTAGTCGGCTGGGTGCCGACTCTCATGGAGCGAGGCGGTCCATCGCGTTTGTTCCCGGCGCATCCAGTCGCACCGGGCAGGTGAGCCGAGTCTAGCGGCTCTTGAGCAGATCGCGCAGCTTGCGGCTCAATGTCATGTAGCTCTGCTTTTCCTCGTCGGAAAGCTCGCCGATCACGCCGTGTCGGAAGCGGGCGAGGGCGCGCTCGGCCTCCTCGATGCGTGGTCGCGCGCCCGGCTTGAGCCAGATGGTCTTGGCCCGCCGATCGGCCTCCGAGACGCGTCGTTCGATCCAGTCTCCCTTTTCCAGCCCGTCAAGCAGCTTGACCAGCGTCGGGCCCTCGATCGCGAGTTCGCCGGCAAGGTCCTTCTGCGTGCGGCCTTCGCCCTCGTCACGCAGGATGCGCAGCACGGCCCAAGCCGATGCCGTCAGGTCGAACGCTCCGAGAGTCTCGTTAACCTGGACGCGCCACAGGCGTGACACGTCGAACACCAGTCGAGTGAATTCGTCTTCGCGTTGCTGGATGGAGTCTTGCGAGTCGGTCATTGGGATCGGCGTGGCTGTCATTAAAATCGAATACGCATATGGTCGCATTACACGCGGGTTTTCGCCATCCTGTGGAGTTTGCGACCCGCCCCGGGGTGATGGGCACAACCCGGCTCGGCGGTCCGTGGCGGCAGGATCGATTCGCCGTCGCACGGCCGGGCGAGCGCGCGGTCGGGGCGGTTGTGCAGATTGCCGCAGCAGGCGGTTTGCGGTAACATTCGGCCCCTGAAACGGGGCCCGTCGGTCCGCCATCAACCTCCTCTCGATATGGTTCGTTAATGACCAAGTTCGTCTTCGTTACCGGTGGGGTCGTCTCGTCACTGGGCAAGGGAATCGCCGCTGCCTCGCTGGGCGCGCTGCTCGAATCGCGTGGGCTGCGCGTGACGCTGATGAAGCTCGATCCGTACATCAATGTCGACCCCGGCACGATGAGCCCCTTCCAGCACGGCGAGGTGTTCGTCACCGACGACGGCGCGGAAACGGATCTCGATCTGGGCCACTACGAGCGCTTCGTGCGCTCCCCGGTCGGTCGGCGCAACAACTTCACCACCGGCCGGGTCTACGAGACGGTCATTCGCCGCGAGCGTCGCGGTGACTACCTCGGCGGCACCGTCCAGGTCATCCCGCACGTCACTGACGAGATCAAGCGCCGAGTCGTCGAGGGCTCCAAGGGCTACGACGTCGCCCTGATCGAGATCGGCGGCACCGTCGGTGACATCGAGTCGTTGCCGTTCCTCGAGGCGATCCGTCAGCTGGGCGTGGAGATGGGGCGCGACCGTGCCATCTTCATGCACCTCACGCTGGTGCCGTTCATCAAGGCGGCTGGCGAGGTCAAGACCAAGCCCACCCAGCACTCGGTCAAGGAGCTGCGCTCGATCGGTATCCAGCCGGACGTGCTGGTATGCCGCGCCGAGGTGCCGTTGCCGGAAGAGGAGCGTCGCAAGATCGCGCTGTTCACCAACGTCGAGCACGACGCGGTCATCTCCTCGATCGACGCGGACACCATCTACCGCATCCCGCGCCTGCTGCACGCGCAGAAGCTCGACGAGACCGTGCTGAGAAAGCTGCACATGAGCGCCGGGGCGGCGGATCTCACCGAGTGGGATCGCGTGGTCGAGGCGCAGACCAAGCCGGACCGGATCGTCGACATTGCGATGGTGGGCAAGTACGTCGACCTCGTCGATGCCTACAAGAGTGTCAACGAGGCACTGCTGCACGCCGGCATCCAGACCCGCACCCGGGTCAATATCCACTACTTCGACTCCGAGTCCTTCGAGCACGATGGCGTGGCGCGACTTGAGAGCATGGATGCCATCCTGGTGCCGGGCGGCTTCGGCTCGCGCGGCGTCGAGGGCAAGATCGCGGCCGTGAAGTATGCGCGCGAGTCGGGCAAACCCTATCTCGGTATCTGTCTCGGTATGCAGGTGGCCGTCATCGAATACGCGCGCAACGTCGCGGGTCTCGAGGGTGCCCACTCGACCGAATTCGAGCGCGAGGCGAAGCACCCGGTCATCGCCCTGATCACCGAGTGGCGCGACGAGCACGGCAATCGTATCGAGCGCAGCGAGGACGCGGATCTGGGCGGCACCATGCGCCTGGGGGCGCAGCGCTGTCGGATCGAACCGAAGACGCTGGCCCATCGCGTCTACGGCTCGGACGAAATCAGCGAGCGGCATCGCCATCGCTACGAATTCAACAACGGCTACCAGCAGCCGCTCGCCGAAGCGGGCCTGATCTTCGGCGGCTGGTCGGCGGAGAACCAGCTGGTCGAGACCGTCGAGCTGGCCGATCACCCGTTCTTCTTCGGTTGCCAGTTCCACCCGGAATTCCGCTCCACGCCGCGCGATGGGCACCCGCTGTTCATCGCCTTTGTCAACGCCGCCCACGCCCAGCGGGTAGGCAAGTCCGAGGCCATGGATAACGAATGACGATGAAACTGCTCGACTTCGAGGTGGGGCTGGACCAGCCGCTGTTCCTGATCGCCGGTCCCTGCGTGATCGAGTCCGAGACGCTGGCGCAGGAGACCGCCGGACGACTCAAGGAGATGGCGGACACCGCCGGCATCCGGCTGATCTACAAGAGCTCCTTCGACAAGGCGAACCGCTCCTCGACCGAGAGCTATCGCGGCCCCGGCATGGAAAAGGGGCTGGCGATCCTCGAGGACGTCAAGCGCGAGTTCGGTCTGCCGGTGCTGACCGACGTGCACGAGGACACGCCGCTCGAGGAAGTTGCCTCGGTGGTCGACGTGCTGCAGACGCCGGCCTTCCTCTGCCGCCAGACGAATTTCATCCAGAACGTTGCCCGGCAGGGCAAGCCGGTCAACATCAAGAAGGGGCAGTTCCTCGCCCCCTGGGACATGGCCAACGTGGTCGAGAAGGCCCGCGCGGTGGGCAATGATCAGGTGATGGTCTGCGAGCGCGGCGTGTCCTTCGGCTACAACACCCTAGTGTCGGACATGCGCGGCCTGGCGATCATGCGCCAGACGGGCGCACCGGTGGTCTTCGATGCCACCCATTCGGTCCAGCAGCCGGGTGGGCAGGGCAAGGCCTCGGGCGGCCAGCGCGAGTTCGTGCCGGTGTTGGCGCGTGCCGCAGTTGCCGCCGGCGTCTCCGGGCTGTTCATGGAGACCCACCCCGACCCGGACGTGGCCCTGTCCGACGGGCCGAACGCCTGGCCGCTCGACGAGATGGCGGACCTGTTGCTGACGCTGACCACGCTGGACCGGACGGTCAAGGCCTCCGGCTTCCCGGAGAACGCGTGGCTGGGGCTGGGCGACTGAGCCGCGGGCTCGACGAACGAATCATGGGGCCGGCATCCGAACGTGCCGGTTCGCAACCGAAACAATTGAACTGAATAACTGGGAGAACACTGCATGGCAGCCATCGAGCGAGTGCACGCACGCGAAGTCATCGATTCACGCGGCAATCCGACCGTCGAGGCCGAGGTCCAACTGGCCGGTGGCGTGATCGGGCGGGCGATCGTGCCCTCCGGCGCCTCCACCGGTGCTCGCGAGGCGATTGAGCTGCGCGACGGCGACAAGTCGCGCTACCTCGGCAAGGGCGTGACCAAGGCAGTCGCCAACGTCAACGGCGAGATCCACGAAGCGATCAAGGGTATGAGCGTTCACGCCCTGGCCGACATCGACAACAAGATGATCGAGCTCGACGGCACCGAGAACAAGTCGCGCCTGGGTGCCAACGCCATCCTGGCCGTCTCGCTGGCCGCCGCCCAGGCCGGTGCTCTCGAGCGCGGCGAGCCGCTGTTCTCCTACCTCGGCGGTGACGACGCGGTCACGCTGCCGGTGCCGATGATGAACATCATCAACGGTGGCGAGCACGCCGATAACTCCATCGACATGCAGGAGTTCATGATCATCCCGGCCGGCGCGCCGACCTTCTCCGAGGCGCTGCGCTACGGCGTCGAGGTCTTCCATGCGCTCAAGCAGGTTCTCGCCGCGCGTGGCCTGTCGACCGCCGTCGGCGACGAGGGCGGCTTCGCCCCGGATCTGCCGTCCAACGAGGCGGCCATCGAGGCGATCATGGAGGCGATCGAGAAGGCCGGCTACACGCCGGGCAAGGATGTGTTCCTGGGCCTGGATGCGGCCAGCTCCGAGTACATCAAGGACGGCAAGTACGTCCTGACTGGCGAGAACCGCACGCTGGATGCGGCCGGCATGGTTGACCTGCTGGCCGAGTGGGTCGACAAGTACCCGATCCTGTCGATCGAGGACGGCATGGCCGAAGACGACTGGGACGGCTGGGCGCTGCTGACCGAGCGTCTGGGCGACAAGTGCCAGCTGGTCGGGGACGATCTGTTCGTCACCAACGAGAAGATCCTGCGCGAGGGTATCGAGCGCAAGATCGCCAACTCCATGCTGGTGAAGGTCAACCAGATCGGCACCCTGACCGAGACGTTGGCCGCCATGCGCCTGGCGCAGGAGAACGGCTACACCAACGTCGTCTCCCACCGTTCCGGCGAGACCGAGGACACCACCATTGCCGATCTGGCCGTGGCGACCAACGCCGGCCAGATCAAGACCGGCTCGCTGTCGCGCTCCGACCGGATCGCCAAGTACAACCAGCTGCTGCGCATCGAGGAGCGTCTGGGCGACAAGGCCCGCTTCCCGGGGCGGTCGGCGTTCGGCCAGTAAGGCGAGCGCCGCGACCATGGCCATGCGGCAGCGGATAGGCGGCATTCGCGGGTTGACCGTGGTGCTGGTCTTGATGCTGGCCGGCCTGCAGTGGCGTGTCTGGTTCGGTGATGCCTCCATGGGCGAGATCAGCCACAAGGAGGCGCGTCTTGCCCATCTCGAGGCCGAACAGACCCGTCTGGAGCGGCGCAACGAGACCCTGGCCGCCGAAGTCGAGAGTCTCCGGCAGGGGGTTGACGCGGTCGAAGCGCAGGCCCGTCTCAACCTCGGCCTGGTTCGTCCTGACGAGCATTTCTATCAGGTGATCGAGGCCGTCCGGCCCGACACCATCATGCCGCCGACGGTCGCTCCCTCCCGGTCCTCCAGCCCCCTGACCGATGAGTGAAGGGGCGGTGAGCCCGGGCGGGCCGACGCAGGCTGCTATTGGCCGATGGTGGCTTCTCATTCCTGCGGCGGGTTCGGCGCAGCGGATGAGGAGCGATGTTCCCAAGCAGTATCTGCGACTGGGCGAGCGCTCGGTGCTCGAGCTTGCCGTGTCGCGATTTGTCGATCTGCCCGGACTGGCTGGCGTGATCCTGGTCACCTCCGGCCCGATCCCGCAGGCGGTCAGCGATGCGCTTTCCGCCCATGGCGTGCCGGTGCATCGGGTCGACGGCGGGGCGACTCGCGCCGAGAGTGTGCGCAACGGCCTGGCGATGTTCCGGGACCGCTGGACGGAGCTGTCGTCCTCGCCGGCCCAAAGCGGGCAGGGCGAGTGGGTGATGGTTCACGATGCGGCACGTCCCTGTGTTCGCCCGGAAGATGTCCAGCAGCTGTTGACATTGGTGCGTGCCCCGGACGGTGGGCTGCTGACCGCGCCGGTGCGTGACACGATCAAGCGCGTCGATCGCGACGGCCGGGTGGCCGAGACGGTTGATCGCAGCCCGTTGATGCACGCGCTCACCCCGCAGCTTTTTCCGGCGGGGGTGCTGCTCGAGGCGCTCGAGGGCGCTCTGGCGGCGGGCTTCGAGGTGACCGACGAATCCTCGGCGGTGGAGCGGGCCGGGCTGCGGCCCCGCGCGGTCGTGGGTGCGGCGGACAACCTCAAGATCACCCACCCGGAGGATTTGACAGTGGCTCGGGCGATTCTCGCCCGCCAGGGAGTGCTCGATGATTGACCCACTATCTCTGCGTGTCGGCCATGGCTTCGACGTGCATGCCTTCGAGGCGGGCGATCACCTCTGCATCGGCGGCTGCCGGATCCCGTTCGAGCGTGGCTTTCGAGCGCACTCCGACGGCGACGTCCTGCTGCACGCGATCTGCGATGCATTGCTGGGGGCAGCGTCGCTGGGCGACATCGGCCAGCACTTCCCGGATTCTGACCCGGCTTATGCCGACGCCGACAGCCGGGAGCTGCTGCGAGAAGTCGTCGCGAAGCTGTTGGCGTCCGGTTGGTCGGTTGTGAATGTCGATGCAACGGTCATCGCGCAGGCGCCGAAGCTGGCTCCCTGGGTCGTGCCGATGCGTGAGGCGATCGCCGCGGCGAGTGGCTTGCCGGTCGACCGGGTCAACGTGAAGGCCACTACCTCCGAGCGGCTCGGCTTCACCGGACGAGGCGAGGGTATCGCTGCCGAGGCCGTGGCGATGCTGTGCCGGTCGGCCGTTTCGGATTGATTTATGGGGGGCGGCCAAGTAGGCTTGTCGCCCGTTTCCCGGGGTGATCGAGAGGCATCGATCCGGCCCCGGAGATAAGCAACGCTCTTGAACATTGAAGTGGAACCATCGGATGCGTAAACCGATTGTTGTTGGAAACTGGAAGCTCAACGGGTCGTCGGCAGACAACGAGTCGCTCGTGCTCGGCGTCATCGACGGCATGCGTGAACTGAACGGGGTCGACGTGGGCGTCTGCCCGCCGTTCGTTTACCTGCCGCAGGTCGAGAAGCTGGCCGAGGCAACCGACCTCGGTCTTGGCGCACAGAACTGCTCCGAGCACGACAGCGGCGCGTTCACCGGCGAAGTCGCCCCGCGCATGCTGCACGACATCGGCGCACGCTACGTGATTCTCGGTCACTCGGAGCGCCGGGCGATGTACGGCGAGACCGACGAGATGGTCAGCGACAAGGTCAAGGCGGCGCTGTCCGCCGGGCTGACGCCGATCCTCTGCGTTGGCGAGACGCTCGAGCAGCGCGAGGCCGACGAGACCGAAGCGGTGGTGCGTCAGCAGCTGGCCGCGGTCATCAGCGGCAACGGCATCCAGGCCTTCGAGCACATCGTGATCGCCTACGAGCCGGTCTGGGCGATCGGCACCGGCCGCACCGCCTCGCCGGAGCAGGCTCAGGAGGTTCATGCCTTCATTCGTGGCCAGCTCGCCGACCACGACGCGAACGTCGCGCAGTCGGTGCGCATCCAGTACGGCGGCTCGATGAAGCCGGGCAACGCGGCCGAGCTGCTTGCGCAGCCGGACATCGACGGCGGCCTGATCGGCGGCGCGTCGCTGAAGTCCGAGGATTTTCTTGGCATCTGTCGCGCAGCGGCAGACACG
This genomic interval carries:
- the tpiA gene encoding triose-phosphate isomerase codes for the protein MRKPIVVGNWKLNGSSADNESLVLGVIDGMRELNGVDVGVCPPFVYLPQVEKLAEATDLGLGAQNCSEHDSGAFTGEVAPRMLHDIGARYVILGHSERRAMYGETDEMVSDKVKAALSAGLTPILCVGETLEQREADETEAVVRQQLAAVISGNGIQAFEHIVIAYEPVWAIGTGRTASPEQAQEVHAFIRGQLADHDANVAQSVRIQYGGSMKPGNAAELLAQPDIDGGLIGGASLKSEDFLGICRAAADTVG
- the ispF gene encoding 2-C-methyl-D-erythritol 2,4-cyclodiphosphate synthase — encoded protein: MIDPLSLRVGHGFDVHAFEAGDHLCIGGCRIPFERGFRAHSDGDVLLHAICDALLGAASLGDIGQHFPDSDPAYADADSRELLREVVAKLLASGWSVVNVDATVIAQAPKLAPWVVPMREAIAAASGLPVDRVNVKATTSERLGFTGRGEGIAAEAVAMLCRSAVSD